One stretch of Rhodoferax lithotrophicus DNA includes these proteins:
- a CDS encoding DMT family transporter, whose translation MAKSKLVFLTVVAMLAFAANSLLCRLALRAAHIDAASFTLIRLASGAIVLWLIVRLRGGTVGKHGNWPSAFALFAYAAGFSFAYMTLSAATGALLLFGAVQTTMIGYGLWRGERFGSVQSLGLLLACAGLIGLLLPGLSAPPLDGALLMIFAGIAWGVYSLRGRSSSNATSSTAGNFIRSLPFVAVLSLLMVSRHSLDWVGMGYAITSGAIASGIGYAVWYSALPGLRATNAATVQLSVPVIAALGGALFLDEVITQRLILASIAVLGGITMVILGRTIPK comes from the coding sequence ATGGCCAAATCGAAACTTGTCTTTCTGACGGTGGTGGCCATGCTGGCATTTGCAGCCAACTCATTGCTGTGCCGCTTGGCACTGCGAGCCGCCCACATTGATGCTGCAAGTTTCACGTTGATTCGACTGGCTTCAGGTGCCATCGTGCTTTGGCTGATCGTAAGGCTGCGTGGTGGCACCGTTGGGAAACACGGCAATTGGCCCTCTGCCTTTGCACTTTTTGCCTATGCAGCAGGATTTTCTTTTGCGTACATGACCCTGTCTGCCGCCACTGGGGCCTTGCTGCTATTCGGAGCCGTGCAGACCACCATGATTGGCTATGGCCTTTGGCGGGGAGAACGGTTCGGCTCGGTCCAATCTCTTGGGCTGCTGCTGGCCTGTGCCGGACTCATCGGTTTGTTGCTGCCAGGGTTATCCGCACCACCGCTTGATGGCGCACTGTTGATGATTTTTGCTGGCATCGCTTGGGGTGTTTATTCCCTTCGGGGTCGCAGTAGCAGCAACGCCACGTCCAGTACGGCGGGTAATTTCATCCGCTCCTTACCCTTTGTTGCCGTACTCAGCCTCCTGATGGTGTCGCGACATTCACTGGATTGGGTCGGCATGGGTTATGCCATCACGTCCGGTGCCATCGCCTCAGGCATCGGGTACGCCGTGTGGTACAGCGCCTTGCCGGGGTTACGCGCCACCAACGCAGCGACGGTTCAACTCAGTGTCCCGGTGATTGCGGCACTGGGTGGCGCGCTGTTTCTCGATGAAGTCATCACACAGCGGCTCATCCTTGCATCCATCGCCGTGTTGGGTGGCATCACCATGGTCATTCTTGGACGCACTATTCCAAAATAG
- a CDS encoding sterol desaturase family protein: protein MIEPRAQWRAYLFYPLALVGTLAFIHADIHGWLGPLGKAYPLYLLVLISAMLALERITPMRREWGMTKKSFLHRDLPMLVVNGATIAATTYTVTWLAQRHGGLPLHKLALPWQAEAVCALLLSDFLWYWVHRYSHEGTGWFGRWLWKTHAIHHLPGEVYVFMHAVGHPINTAYVRVILMIPVILFGFSPEAVFAASVFNGFQGLVSHFNVDSRAGWLNRLFMGTELHRFHHSANMDEAKNYAATVSIWDQLFGTYCLPSSAPEKLGVVDRESYPQDLQWGKILSIPFR, encoded by the coding sequence ATGATCGAACCCCGCGCCCAATGGAGGGCCTACCTTTTTTATCCGCTTGCTCTTGTCGGCACGCTGGCATTCATCCATGCAGATATCCATGGCTGGCTTGGGCCGCTCGGCAAGGCCTATCCACTCTACCTGCTGGTGCTGATCTCTGCCATGCTTGCCTTGGAGCGCATCACGCCTATGCGACGCGAGTGGGGTATGACCAAGAAGTCGTTCCTTCACCGCGACCTGCCGATGCTTGTCGTCAACGGTGCGACCATCGCTGCCACCACTTATACCGTTACCTGGCTCGCCCAGAGGCACGGCGGGCTACCTCTCCACAAATTAGCTCTTCCATGGCAAGCCGAGGCGGTCTGTGCCTTGCTGTTGTCGGACTTTCTTTGGTACTGGGTTCATCGCTATAGCCACGAAGGCACGGGATGGTTCGGGCGCTGGCTGTGGAAGACCCACGCCATCCACCATCTGCCGGGTGAGGTCTACGTCTTCATGCATGCCGTGGGGCACCCGATCAACACCGCGTACGTCCGGGTGATCTTGATGATTCCAGTCATCTTGTTCGGTTTCTCGCCTGAGGCGGTCTTCGCGGCATCGGTATTCAACGGGTTTCAGGGCTTGGTGTCGCACTTCAACGTTGACTCGCGGGCGGGATGGCTGAACCGATTGTTCATGGGCACGGAGCTCCACCGCTTTCATCACAGTGCCAACATGGACGAAGCCAAAAACTATGCCGCCACGGTTTCCATCTGGGACCAGCTCTTTGGCACCTATTGTTTGCCAAGTTCAGCACCTGAAAAGCTCGGTGTTGTTGACCGCGAAAGTTACCCGCAAGACTTGCAATGGGGAAAAATTCTCAGCATTCCGTTCAGATAG
- a CDS encoding TetR/AcrR family transcriptional regulator → MTDTKTELDRRVLKTKAALRDAMLSLMAPKGWDEMTIQEICDAANVGRSTFYVHYRSKDDLLSEGMNDLRDMLAGQATKLAEPGLHFLTGLLAHMAEQREVFKAAIGRRSGHGVVRRFKEMVFQLVEIELKRRHHPAAKSPWVARFVAGGIVDAMAWWVDAPKPPSIKVMERELDQLAQAALETGHRRLQSIAD, encoded by the coding sequence ATGACTGACACCAAAACCGAACTTGACCGCCGAGTCCTCAAAACCAAAGCCGCACTTCGCGACGCAATGCTCTCGCTCATGGCACCCAAGGGTTGGGACGAAATGACCATCCAAGAGATTTGCGACGCGGCAAATGTGGGGCGTTCAACCTTCTATGTTCACTATCGGAGCAAGGACGATCTCTTGTCGGAAGGAATGAACGATTTGCGCGACATGCTTGCGGGGCAAGCCACGAAGTTGGCTGAACCGGGTTTGCATTTCCTGACCGGATTGTTGGCACACATGGCTGAACAGCGGGAAGTCTTCAAAGCGGCCATTGGGCGCAGAAGCGGACATGGGGTCGTGCGCCGCTTTAAGGAGATGGTGTTCCAGTTGGTAGAGATCGAGCTCAAAAGGCGGCATCATCCTGCGGCAAAAAGCCCTTGGGTTGCGCGGTTCGTGGCGGGTGGGATTGTGGACGCGATGGCATGGTGGGTGGATGCTCCCAAACCGCCCTCGATCAAAGTTATGGAGCGTGAGTTGGATCAACTCGCCCAAGCGGCTCTGGAGACAGGCCATCGTCGTCTTCAGTCCATTGCGGATTGA